In Colwellia sp. M166, a genomic segment contains:
- a CDS encoding FdhF/YdeP family oxidoreductase, which produces MPNSNNHKPPYSSPAGGWGALKSSAKHLIRSEGAMKSVKALLKANQPGGFDCPGCAWGDDIHAGKIDFCENGVKAIAWEATSKRVDRDFFKQHSVSQLQQWDDHSLENSGRLTEPMLYDGRDNHYHPVSWQLAFELIAKNLKKLPSPDQALFYTSGRASNEVAYLYQLFGRTFGTNNFPDCSNMCHEASGVGMTRSIGIGKGTVTMQDFEHADAIFVFGQNPGTNHPRMLATLRKARKRGARIVAINNLKEQGLQKFADPQSPKEMILFSSTDISQYYFTPKLGGDMAILRGIAKGLFEKSVHDSSILDQTFISEHCHGFEDYQQTVIDSSWDEITQQSGITRAEIEQMVDIYSNSQKVIFTWAMGITQHRHSVATVGELINVLLLRGNIGKVGAGACPVRGHSNVQGNRTVGIDEQPSIAFLAALKARYNFEPPKESGFNTVDSIHAMLAGKAKVFIGLGGNFAAATPDTTRTYQALQQCELTVQISTKLNRSHVITGKSALILPCIGRTEIDQQSSGPQQITVEDSMSMVHSSRGQNEPASEQLRSEVAIITGIATATLGDEIVDWTKLSTDYSLIRDEISAVIPGFKNYNQRIETERGFYLQNSAAQREWKTPTGKATFSSAILPSHLSSPILESPSSHPILTLQTLRSHDQYNTSIYGLDDRYRGIHGQRKVVFANSEDMGSQRLQDGDLVSIITVSNDNIKRSVSGFRVVSYQIPAGCIAAYYPETNPLVPLESIADDCGTPTYKSIPVMLKLETEV; this is translated from the coding sequence ATGCCTAATTCAAATAACCATAAACCGCCTTATTCTTCACCAGCAGGGGGCTGGGGCGCCTTGAAAAGTTCAGCTAAACACCTAATTCGTAGTGAAGGTGCGATGAAAAGTGTCAAGGCATTACTTAAAGCCAATCAGCCCGGCGGATTCGACTGCCCCGGTTGCGCATGGGGAGATGATATTCATGCCGGTAAAATTGATTTTTGTGAAAATGGCGTAAAAGCTATTGCCTGGGAAGCTACAAGCAAGCGAGTGGATAGAGATTTTTTCAAGCAACATTCCGTAAGCCAATTACAGCAATGGGATGATCATTCACTGGAAAACAGTGGCCGATTAACAGAGCCGATGTTATATGATGGTCGAGACAATCACTATCATCCAGTAAGTTGGCAGCTTGCATTTGAGTTAATTGCAAAAAATCTGAAAAAATTACCTTCACCTGATCAAGCATTATTTTACACCTCCGGCAGAGCCAGTAATGAAGTTGCCTATTTATATCAACTTTTTGGTCGAACATTTGGCACTAACAACTTTCCTGATTGCTCAAATATGTGTCATGAAGCCTCTGGTGTGGGCATGACGCGCAGTATCGGTATTGGCAAAGGAACCGTCACAATGCAAGACTTTGAGCATGCTGACGCTATTTTTGTTTTTGGTCAAAACCCGGGAACCAACCACCCTCGTATGCTAGCAACCCTGCGTAAAGCCAGAAAACGTGGTGCTCGCATTGTGGCTATCAATAATTTAAAAGAGCAAGGGCTACAAAAGTTTGCCGATCCACAAAGCCCTAAAGAAATGATCTTGTTTTCAAGCACAGATATCAGTCAATACTATTTTACGCCAAAATTGGGTGGTGATATGGCAATACTGCGTGGTATTGCTAAAGGGCTATTTGAAAAATCGGTACATGATAGCAGCATATTAGACCAAACATTTATCAGCGAACATTGTCATGGCTTTGAAGATTATCAGCAAACAGTAATCGACAGCTCTTGGGATGAAATAACACAGCAAAGTGGTATAACTCGCGCAGAAATAGAACAGATGGTCGACATCTATAGTAATAGCCAAAAAGTCATTTTTACTTGGGCGATGGGGATCACCCAGCACCGACACTCGGTTGCAACGGTAGGTGAATTAATTAATGTCCTGTTATTAAGAGGTAATATAGGTAAAGTCGGCGCTGGTGCTTGTCCAGTAAGAGGCCATTCTAATGTTCAAGGAAACCGCACTGTCGGTATCGATGAGCAACCATCAATAGCATTTTTAGCAGCGCTTAAAGCAAGATACAATTTTGAACCACCAAAAGAATCAGGCTTTAATACCGTAGATTCTATTCATGCAATGCTGGCAGGAAAAGCGAAAGTATTCATCGGGCTTGGCGGTAATTTCGCAGCAGCAACACCAGATACTACGCGCACTTACCAAGCTCTACAGCAATGCGAATTGACCGTGCAAATCAGTACAAAGTTGAACCGAAGCCATGTAATAACCGGAAAATCCGCCTTGATTCTGCCTTGTATTGGCCGTACTGAAATAGATCAACAGTCCAGTGGTCCGCAGCAAATTACTGTTGAAGACTCTATGAGCATGGTGCACAGTTCACGTGGACAGAATGAGCCAGCCTCTGAGCAGTTGCGCTCTGAAGTCGCCATTATCACGGGTATTGCTACGGCAACATTGGGCGATGAAATCGTAGATTGGACTAAACTTAGCACTGATTATAGCTTGATTCGTGATGAAATTTCTGCCGTGATCCCTGGTTTTAAAAACTACAACCAACGTATTGAAACTGAACGTGGTTTTTATCTGCAAAATTCAGCGGCACAGCGTGAATGGAAAACACCTACCGGTAAAGCCACCTTTTCAAGCGCAATTTTACCCAGCCATTTATCTTCTCCGATATTAGAAAGTCCATCATCACACCCGATACTGACATTACAAACGTTACGCTCGCATGATCAATATAATACCTCGATCTATGGCCTTGATGATCGTTACCGAGGCATCCATGGGCAGCGGAAAGTGGTTTTTGCAAATAGTGAAGATATGGGAAGTCAACGCCTACAAGATGGTGACTTGGTCAGTATAATAACCGTATCAAATGATAATATAAAACGTTCTGTTTCTGGATTTAGAGTGGTGAGCTATCAAATACCTGCTGGTTGCATCGCGGCCTATTATCCAGAAACGAACCCACTCGTGCCATTAGAAAGTATTGCTGACGATTGCGGCACGCCAACTTATAAATCTATTCCGGTGATGTTGAAACTTGAGACTGAAGTATAA